The following proteins are co-located in the Apium graveolens cultivar Ventura chromosome 5, ASM990537v1, whole genome shotgun sequence genome:
- the LOC141660150 gene encoding uncharacterized protein LOC141660150 has translation MTRCRLFAASLRGSAQQWFSKLGPAIIRMWRQLEDLFVRQFQSTLHYTPHVATLANIKQREGEPLEEYFRRFNAEVPKVRGASEETIKNFLIAGLKEGSKFWKSLQESEPRTLAEFYEEAEPFKRVEKSMKELKISESYRDKKDRSSSPDERRKTYRRSSSPKKSVRGKETSKDSGRPYISKWQTHTPLVASIDHIYATYAGKGVFRKATPLTCYNKRDTSKYCAYH, from the coding sequence ATGACCCGCTGCAGACTCTTCGCGGCATCACTCAGAGgtagtgcccaacaatggttctccaagttgggACCGGCTATCATAAGGATGTGGAGGCAATTGGAGGACTTGTTCGTTAGACAATTTCAGTCCACCCTCCACTACACACCTCATGTGGCCACGTTAGCCAACATCAAGCAAAGGGAGGGGGAGCCCCTGGAAGAATACTTTCGTCGGTTTAACGCCGAGGTCCCCAAGGTGAGGGGAGCCAGTGAGGAGACCATCAAGAATTTCTTGATAGCAGGGTTGAAAGAAGGATCGAAAttttggaagagcctccaagaAAGTGAGCCAAGAACCTTGGCCGAGTTCTATGAGGAAGCTGAACCCTTTAAGAGGGTAGAGAAGTCAATGAAAGAGCTGAAAATCAGCGAGAGCTATCGAGACAAGAAGGACCGATCCTCAAGCCCTGACGAGAGGAGGAAGACATATCGGCGTAGTTCGAGCCCAAAAAAGTCTGTCCGGGGCAAAGAGACCTCCAAAGACTCGGGAAGGCCTTATATAAGCAAATGGCAGACACACACCCCTCTGGTAGCCTCTATCGACCACATATATGCTACATATGCTGGGAAGGGGGTGTTCAGGAAGGCAACCCCTCTCACATGCTATAATAAAAGGGACACTTCGAAGTATTGTGCATAccattga